tatacatatgaaaaaaatctgtattatttaatctcttcaataaaataataaccaatattttagtgattaaactgaGATTAATACGACGGTTGAAACTGTAAGacggccgcgaacagctgtgttgtatgcgtgcactttttttaggcgtaaggtgcgcgctctcacttgataagcttataggaaggaaaagctaaacccattcgaataaaagtttttgggagtgtttctgtgggttccttagtaattgatttgataagaaaaaatattgaatatatgcatagaaataccttaaaattgcaataaattgactcacgaaatagcggtcattttattttacgtgtgtctcctatttcgtgccactaacgaatcaaggattttctagatacattttgagtgcttgtttttaaatataacaacgaagataattaaaaaaataaattagaaaacaattcatgtatttcatgaagtttcgtatgagcgaaattaggtgttttcactagaattctcacaaaacgagtttgaatgtgacccgagttaaaaattttaaggtatattccacgtatattatcatattaactactagcacaattttatttataattcaatttatttgatttatttttgtgtatgtttatatttaacgtataagatagttaatttttttttaaattttaattttaatattttgtattttttttttattttttaatttttttttttatttatatagttcggcttttaatcaagtattaaagtacccacatggtttacaaagtcttaattcaaccattaaagtcgacgagtacaaaaaactttaagctatagcaggtcaagcaaatcttgtcagtaaaaaaaggcgcgaaattcacattttctatgggacgttatcacttcgcgcctacatttttcaaatttgccgcctttttctactgacaagatctgcttgaccaagtaccTATAGCTCccaaattaatttttttttttaaatattatttttaatttgaccttacaaaattactcgtaagtaggtaagaccgttaaatatttaaaatggttatcagcaaattatcaccaattactctaagaaaatgtaatccgaaacaggggacacgaattcacgaaccTTTTAGGAGCAgagctaaatttgtatcacgaaatgggagccaaataagaggttcacgaaaaaattcatataaaaaaaagtttcatctaaaaccctatagtttatacattaaattattaacaaagaactaatataacttactcaaaagctttcaaggtattgatatgtttttagtaatataaaaaaaaattacaaattctcaagagccttaacctgccgaatcaggggccctttaccttaagTTGCcttaagtcacggcaaatatgtaacaactaTGAATCATacacgattatttacattcttttgctttcataagtaatagttactgatttttaaaaagcgtttttcaattaaaagacacgtcaagaacGCGTaatctttttctaatgcttaaAACAACGAACTATAAACATCGGTCAGTATTATTAGTTTTCATCGGTGTTTATATTATTCAATAGATCTATAGATCCATCAATAATGGCGTTACGCAAGCGATTGAGCGGCCGCCAGCGATCTATTATTGACATGTCTAATTCTAGCACTTGGATGTCAATGTTACGATCGTTGTGACATGACATACTGATTGAGGGGTTGTGTGTGCAGGCCAAGCATTTCAACACGCGCGTGTTTTAAATGCGCGTctaagcaaagagaatagagtctatagagacggattgtcaaagtaaattatgtagccactgtaaatttactgccatctttcgactgttagaacgccatttgactttgatccttattctttcactgatatgtgttaacttatttgtttttcgagacatgcgtcgcttaatgacatagtccgtcggtctcttgccaccatcaatgtgcctgctcttcttgagccgactggtattatcagagatgatggcaagaggcccgatggagtgtccttagttccttggagcttgggacggatgttggtgtgggatgctacctgcgtagacacactggcaccgtcccacctccaacggactactgtgaaagcgggcggagcggcggaaagcgccgaaattctaaaacgtaacaaatataagagcctcggtagagagtaccattttgtaccatttggagttgaaactctaggtccatggggtcccagcgcgcataagttgttcgcagaaatcgcgaagcgtctggttgacgtaactggtgaccgaagagctggcggctacctcgcacaacgtatcagcattgcgattttgcgatacagcgaggaaatgccgccagcatccttggtacaatgcctcaagggcctattttagatttaagctagttattaatttcgtttagtagtaccactgtatatatattgtatgtaaataaatgtataaaaaaaaagcttattaaatattaattaatattaacgccatctactcgactataggccaaaggtatacgAGTAGTgcaatgttttcgagcgatggcgccataacctttagcctatgctcgagtagatggcgttaatattaatatttaacaagttaacacatatcagtgaaagaataaagatcaaagtcaaatggcgttcaaacaatgtaaatcttctgtcgaaagatggcagtaaatgaattgtagctacataatttaccatgacagtaactctctttgGTCTAAGTaaactaccgtaaaatggggtgagttgggtgaaatttgactttcaaacctcgataaaattttatttttacatgtgaaaactgaatggtgtatataataagtggttcggacgtttgtattttattttgggtagttcaatttcataactttgacgataaagaggaaatcccacctcaccccgtagtgcctcgtatttggggtgagagggtttttcatacatacgattttttttattatgaatattactatagctccattttaaattggaatacattatttttgtagcagtagccttaaaaacccacctcacccccctctcaatccttctctccccattcataacccatagctccccgcgaaacctactcaccccgttttacggtacccatTAATTGGCACTGAATACCAGTCATTGGCATATATTTTAATGCTTTATGAGGAAAGTTGACTTGTATAAATTACTTATGGCATTGAGTCCATGACATTGAATGTATTAATATGACATTAATAcacaggtaggtacttattccaTTTTATTGGCTAAATAAgcagagaataaataatagtactaggtacagaagattcactctctaacaaaacgcgtctgatacgattaggacagatatgaccgctaggtggcgacagcgccacgcgcggcctatggctagccaccaaaattggtgtgggacggatgtacttgtagctacctgttgcaaagcgacgaaatcgcggagtgagccacgcctgtcatgattcgaccctgaatcgctgtctaacttcggttttgtacgaagtgtcctttctgtacggtagtaaggactattacttattctgtggtataatCATTCTGTGCTCAACACTCTACTATCGCGGTCTCCTCATTGTATCCGAACCGCTTctgtcggctcgattcggaaaacgaattagatttctactagacttcaacaagttacgatacggataatttaaagatatttgtaagatagatatgacaaatttgacgtttccgcgattctggaggtcctcttgaacgatttcgacaagttatgacttagatatccaagtcacatctagtcgatatctaatgtagatctagttgatctctaaatcgtctcacgatcttgtgattatctcgaaatccgaataggcctgtgtgTGCAATCTTGCATAGCGTTGTCTCGCTCACACACCAGTTACCTTGACAACGGTGAGCGGCATGTTGAAATCGGTGCCGCCGATGAGTCTGAAGCCCCAGGGCTCCTCTCCCGTCCTCGTGAGCCGTACTTCCACCTccatctattaaaaaaaaagaaattttgtCATCTTTGTTGTTACtataaactgaataaatgttaCATACTAAATGAAACCGGCCAAGTGTATGTCGGACAACGCATAGTCCGTTATGCGTTGTCCGACATACACTTGGCTGGTCGATATAAAGGGTCGGTTGGCTTACGATATAAAATGTCATACCAGCATACCAGCAGAAAGGCGTGTCCTTCCGATGGATATGtccttttaataaaaaaaaccggccaagtgcgattcggactcgcgcacgaagggttccataccgtTACGCAGAAAACGCCAAtaaatatcacgtttgttgtatgggagccctactttaatatttatttaattttgtttttagtatatgttgttatatcggcaacagaaatacatcatctgtggaaatttcaactagctatcacggttcttgacttactgcctggtgacagacagacggacggacggacggacgggcagacggacagcggagtcttagtaatagggtcccgtttttaccctttggttatACGGAACCATAAAACGaagatttttggaaaaaactcATTAATAAGTCTACCGGCGATCATCTATAAAAACGTTCGTGTTCTACagtcaataaaattaattcttatgacgaagcctgcgctgtggatcagaaggtacctatgctgttattattatgttgtttttttgggtcaataaatttttattaaagtaTTATGAATAGTACTTTAAGCATCATTTTATCATTTATCATCCGCCAGTGGTGCATATTAGACACGTTAGGTCAACCTAACCTTGGCCAATCTACGTGACGCAGTAACGCATTATGAACACAATTGTCACCTTTGGCAAAGCATGACTCTTAAGGCCCAAATCTAAGACAGTTCACGGCAAAAACACAAGCAAAACCcgcttaaggttccgtcacacaggcgcgttttccgggcggggcgtgagcgttttatatgtaagtaaaagcggcgcgtcccgctcacgccccgcccggaaaacgcgcctgtgtgacgaagcctttaagAAGATCCTGAAGACACGTCAAAAACGCGTCTCAAGCGGGAAAGCGCAtgataaaatgtatgaaaacttgcaggGACTAAAGTAAAATGGCTACGCTATCGTCTAAACGAGGTAGTATTAACCGGGTTTTGTATTTACCTGTTCGTTAGTGGCCGGCGGTCCAGGGCACAGTTAAACGCTAACTGGCCGTTAAACTTGGCACTGAGACGGTGACCGCATTCTGATTGAGATACGACGATAGATTGGGTACCCACTTCAAATCAAAGACTGGGTGTCtggtacaatttgtacatatgTTGGAAGATTGAGAATAGGATTTTATAGGGAACTATAGCTGGTGAAAcaaattttgtcagtagaaaaaggcgcgaaattcaaattttctatgggacggtaACCAttggcgcctacatttttagggttccgtacctaaagggtaaaaacgggaccctgttattagggttccgtaggtaggtaggtatgtttgtaattttttttgggtcTAGAATCTTAAcgtgaggtctacagctcacagagccactagtaccgtaaaatggggtgagtagggtcaaaactgaaattcaaacctcgataacactttatttttacatatgaaaactgaatggtgtatatataataagtgttccggacgtttgtattttagtttttattttattttgggtagttccatttcataactttgacgataaagaggaaaacccacctcaccccgtagtgcctcgtatttggggtgagaggggttttcatacaaaggtgattttggaagattgttggatcgattttttttattatgcgtattactatagctccattttaaattggaatacattatttttgtagcagtagccttaaaatcccttctcaccccctctcaaaccttctctccccattcataacccacctctccccgcgaaacctactcaccccgttttacggtacgtaATATTAAGTGGAGATAGTAGGGATATGATCCTCTTTGCTTAAAACAGTTCGTATACGATCATTATACACGATCCTCTCATGCAACACGTGTTGAATAGCTTGCCCTACTAGATTTCCCAAAAATCCAGTGGgcttattaaaactaaaacaactGCACAAGCCATCACAAATCTCGCAAAAATGCGTCTCACCGTTCTATGTTGTTTTCTGCTGTTCAGCTGCGCCCTGTCGAGGACCGTGACGAAGGCGCTGACTGAGTCACTCGGGCAAGAGGTTATAGAGATTGGAGCCCCGCTTAAAGGTACGTTGGTCTCTATCAGGTTTTAGTTGCTTCAGGTTTTCAGTtgctttaaaaataattaagatataaCCTAAGTAACACCCAGGATAATAAAAGTGTCCTATATTTAGAACATAGGGCAGAAATCCATAGAGCCTTGTATTAGGCAGAAACAATCTTAATGAACCATTGGTGGAACTAAACTCCTTGGAATAAGGAGTTAAACGTAAGGCTTTTAGATTGGTCAGCTGACGATGGACAGTCGACCTGTGGTTAGAAATCTATTGAAGATGGAAGCACTTATGCCTTATGCTCTATGCTTATGCTCTGCTTATCCCCTTACTGGCCAGCCCTTAGACTATTCTTGTATGCATAATGTGTAGAATTGTAGATCTTTTCCTGTCACCACCTCAACCATATTGGCCACATTTAATAATAGGCTAGGCTAGATAGTTTTACGACGAGAAATAACGTAGAATACAatagaatattaaaaaaaaagtgtgttTAACAATAACTCAAAGAGTATGACCGAGaaaagttggcagcgattttgatagccctcgcagtgcaagtgtcattttattttaaacctcaatctcctatgaaattatgacgtataaataacacttgcactgcgtgggctatcaaaatcgctgcagacttttcttggtgtaactctataTTTGCAACAACTTACCCACAAAAACACTAAAACGTCACTGAAAAGTTTTCGATTCAGCGGTAAGGGTGCCTCTTCTTGATTTTGTGATACAAAATCATCCAGCTTAAGTCGAAGAGCCATTGAAAAGTTTTCTTCTTAATTAAACAAACCAATTACACCAGCTATATTTCCTGACCTCAATGGTGGTGTTTTAATTTTGTCGAGGTATTTTAAAGAGTTATTTCTGTAAGTTTAATTTATGATCTTTATGTTGATTCAGAAATTCAACCGGATTTAGAAGAGGAGCCGTCTATGGAAAAGGATGACGACGACACTACGAGAGCAGCCCCCGCCACTAAACGAGACGCCAAAAAGGCTCCTGGTTCGGTAAATATCCTCAAATGCCCAATGTTCTTTATTTAGGataagaaaatgtatttaaaaaactgCAATCTGCAACTAAGGGAGACGTGAAATCTTTTTAATAACTTCTTAGGGCCTAATGTCCTTTATTTAGGGCAACATAGTGTAGAGAGGTAGTATGAATATCCTCGAACAGCCTAATGTCCTTTATTTAGTACAACACAATGTTATTTTACTAAGAGGATCAATATCCTCGTAGGGCCCATTGTACTTTATTTAGTACAACACTATGTAGTTACAGTGACAGCATCAATATCCTAGTATTGCCCAATGTCCTTTATTTAGGACAACACAATGTATTTATAGCAGTATTGATATCAATAACCTCATAGGGCCCAGTGTTCTTAATTTAGTAGACCACCATGTAGTGATAACAGTATTATCAATATCCTCGTAGGGCCTAATGTCCTTTTTATGGGACGGCCCCTGATTAAAAGTCTTAAAATACCCTAACATAACCAATATTCGTAGATGGTGGATGGAAGACGCAAGTTGAAGGACGTTGACAGGATCGACGGGGTAGAGCAGGAGGACGACGAGCAACGCGTCGAGAAAGAGATAGCTGACATCTACAAGGATAACGGTATGTACAGGATGGAGTGAGACAGATAGATGGTAGGAAGGGTAGAGCAGGAGGACGAGCTACGCGTCGAGAAAGAGATAGCTGACATGTACCAAGACTATGTATACGAAGATACTTAGGTACAAAGCTGTTCGGAGCAAGTTTAATGTATACGAGTATAGGTAGtgtagtgagtagtgaccctgcctgtgaatccgatggtcctgggatcgaatcccggtaagggtatttatttgtgtgaaaaacacaacattttttttatgagtcATGTGTGTttcctatgtatataagtatgttttatatgaatgtaaccatgaaatacgtgttttttgaataaattatgtttatgttatgttttatgtatttatctatatacgagtatgtatattgtcgtctaacacccatagtacaagcctTGCTTAGTTTAACCTAGCctattgatctgtgtaagatgtcttctaatatctattattattattatttattatatttagtgaGACAAACTTCTGTATTACAGACTACAAAGCCGACAGTAACGAGCTGAGAGCCAGCGGCGAAGGCGAAACCGCTTTAAGGCAGGGGAAGAAAACTGAGTGAGTCACCGTAAAGAATATCACCTACATTTCAAAGATTTCTCATTGTCTCATCTCGCTTTGAAGAGCGAAATATTGACGTTTGGAATTACCGTCAAATTACAAACTAATTAGTGTTTAAGGCGTGTCCAGACGtggacaatttttcgccaatctgattaaattgtccgatcaaatcaggtcgttcggacgcaaacgccaatttagCTCGCCGAATTtaaccgccgattatgaccgatattaccgataaaatggggtgcggacgcaagaataccaatttgtgacgcgttttagtattcgcgtttgggggcatttttttgtaaatttagagcgctcaaatatcaccataaaaAATTTGTGAAAGTGGCCAAATTGGCATTTGCGACCGCACCActtgatttgatcggacaatttaatcagattggcgaaaaattgttttCGTCTGGACAGGACTTTAATGCGAGTTCAAACATTCGCTACTTTTGTTTAGTTACAATCTTTAGTaagaaatgtatgaactcgcaacTGTAATAAAAGAGCTTTGAAGAAAATAGCTAAATGGGTGTGATGTCATTCAAGCTTAATATTTTGTGCTTCAAAAAAAGAccggctagcatgagttgcgttctcacgcgcgagaacgcaacttatgctagcctatcctatagtctgtatttttaggtattaaaaaaaagtaaacaatgaATTTGTATATTTCCGGGTAgtcataacatttattggttaaccgaccaaatacaaaaccgcctggatcagtcactgaacgacctgactttaacctacattatttgatcatgtaatgttttcatctaccctcaactggcttaaggagccatttgagggtagatattgtttacttttatttaaatacctaaagatacagaccatAGTTAGCTATAGTATACCTATCAATCTAAAGGGAGCAAGATCTAACTGAACTTGTACGATTTCTTCGCGTTGTTTTCCACCAAACTGTTCTTTTTTAAATTGACGTAGCAAAATGTAAATGGGTCTTTACTAATAAAGTTACATAAACGCAAAAGGGAACCTCTAgtctagaatagaatagttattTATGATGCACGTGTGGAAAATAAGCATTCGCAATTAACCCGTGATATTTGACACGAGCTATTGCGAGAATTTTCTGACAAGAATGAGGACATTATAACCACAGATTATAATGGTTCCAACCTTCAATTGTCCTGAGACGCGCTACCAACATTTTTATTACCAATAAAAAGTCGGACTATGGTTGTTATTTCTTTGGATTTGGCAAatttatcctctagccgcccagacatcaaaacttgccaattcAATACAAATTCAATTtagatttgtcaaaataaagattcaaattagaatggaacagaagacctttttataggcctctgggcaGCTAATAGAGGATAAAGACATGTTTTTATTACGATTGCAGCGTCATCTATTAAttgtattatattaattgaaaagtgccttttcgcacgtgtatgaCACATTTCAGTCgactaaagcagcggtcggcaacaagcggcccgcgaacctctcgcttgcggcccgcgagcctccctggctgttttgtattttttttaattttgtatttttattaacaaacgacaatgtctgctaaagtcacaaatattaccaaagtgctgcccgcgtcaacttcgttaactactatgtggcccttggctgctaaaagctTGCCGACCGCTGGACTAAAGCattaaataataagtaataagcTCATTCTATGGCACAGTTTCGTGTTCGCGCCCAAGAACATAAACGACCCCCAGCAGGTGGAGAAATTCCGGACGTCCCCCGACTATATAGACTGCAAAAAAAAGAAGCTTGCTGACGTAAGTTGGACCTTTTTACCGGTGCGGTGCGACGGCTGTTTGACGCTATATATGTGACGATATGCATTTTTACAAACTTAACTactaatcttaaattaaaaagataAGATGAAATAAGCCATCACAGGCTTTTTTACGACAAAATTACGTAAATCCATGGACACATGGACATATCCCATCCCTcccccttatagggataagttcgcctacattgtatattttttgtttaattgtaTATTAGTGGCACCAGAGTCAGAGTCAGTGGCAGTGGCAGTGGTATATTAACCTGTCGTATCATCGTATGTACAATATAAAgcgtatagagttagaccaagaaaagtctgcagcgattttgatagcccacgcagtgcaagtgttatttatacgtcatagtttcatagacgtttgacgtttaaaaaaacactggcactgcgtgggctatcaaaatagctgcagacttttcttggtctaactctacatacatacatacttcgAAGGATTAGTATTTTACAGAAAAACGTCTAACGTCTCGACGGATAAAAAATGCGTTATATCCATATTTAACAGTATGCGCATGAGTTCCATATTTTTTATGTGTTGTAGTGTAAggtcaaggaatttaatttcagtaccaatTCGTATTTTGtcattgtcacagtgacaatagtatgaggtctctagcaactttcatattgattgtcactgtgacaaggtaagaaatggtactgaaatttaATGTGATTCGACTGTACTGTGCCATACCTAGAGTTTTCTCAGAGCTTGATCGCAATAACACGCGTAacattataacactttaaactctcgcgttttgtacacatatttaattacacaaacgggtctaccgcgatataatttcattgtttttacctttaatgcaatgaaattatatcgcggtagacccgtttgtgtaattaaatacgcgTAACATTGTTAAACCTTGCCTAAAACTTGAtgtccttttaaaaggacaAATTCAAATCGAATTATCTCTTCTAGAATTAAAGAATATTCCAAATTAAAAACTGTGAAAATGACACTGGAACTAATAGCATAGCATATTTATGAAAGAGATTTCCATGATATCTAATTTTCAGTttcattaaaaagaaaaattaactaacttatctataaaataaaactaaatttaaactaaaaacgAATGCTAAATACAATTAAAATAGATCTAAGAAATTGGGCTCCTTTGGCATGGTTCCGAGGACGGTgaggatgctggcagcatttccccgctgtatttcCATGATTAAATTGTCACATGTATTGCGTCGCATTTCATAGCCGGTCGGACCATTTTCCTCGGCGAAGAAAATGCTAGAGGATCTACATATATCTAGATTTAATCTAGGTATTAATAGATCTTTTTAAACACCGTTGCATTTCGTATCCGGGAAAATGGTTTGACTTGCTTACTAGCATATTATAATAGCTTCATAAACTAGACTTAGCAGCTGACCTTAGCAACTCTGGTATAAAACTCGAATAGTACTCgaaaaatacattattaacaagagtaagtacagtcaagtgtactTACACTTGctattcggtgaaggaaaacatcgtgaggaaatctgcatacatctgcgaagaaattcaaaggtgtatgtgaagtccccaatccgcattgggctagcgtggggactatagcccaaaccgtctcgcgcatgagaggaggcctgtgcccagcagtgggacgtttataggctgaaattattattattatttttaagttgtcTGCACCCGTATTTTTACACTAGACTGTACCTATTCCTTTTGTTAttaacattttctaaattttgtAAAGCGAATAGTGTTGCATCCTATGATTTTTGTGGCACGAATACCGTTACCGTATTTATACTGTAAATATCTGGAATGAGTTGCTGAGGTCCTTACAACATTAATGAAAATATTAGATAAATTAAGCAACAGCGGCAGCTAAAAAGGCGATTACTGTTTTTTTTCGTACCTACAGCTAGTTTCCATTTTTTGCAGCTATTTCGTCTGAGGTCCGGAAATGCTCACATCTTGGggtcgtttttagggttttcATTCATTAAATAACCTATATAGTTCAATAACGACTTAGATTCGTCCGGCAACATTGGAATATGAAA
The Cydia splendana chromosome 24, ilCydSple1.2, whole genome shotgun sequence DNA segment above includes these coding regions:
- the LOC134802451 gene encoding uncharacterized protein LOC134802451 isoform X1, which produces MRLTVLCCFLLFSCALSRTVTKALTESLGQEVIEIGAPLKEIQPDLEEEPSMEKDDDDTTRAAPATKRDAKKAPGSMVDGRRKLKDVDRIDGVEQEDDEQRVEKEIADIYKDNDYKADSNELRASGEGETALRQGKKTDFVFAPKNINDPQQVEKFRTSPDYIDCKKKKLADDSRTTPSTQKATSTYVSMALFTMCTLGIFYS
- the LOC134802451 gene encoding uncharacterized protein LOC134802451 isoform X2, whose amino-acid sequence is MRLTVLCCFLLFSCALSRTVTKALTESLGQEVIEIGAPLKEIQPDLEEEPSMEKDDDDTTRAAPATKRDAKKAPGSMVDGRRKLKDVDRIDGVEQEDDEQRVEKEIADIYKDNDYKADSNELRASGEGETALRQGKKTEYKFQPDLNNPREVELFRTSRDDLACDKKSKLAHDSRTTPSTQKATSTYVSMALFTMCTLGIFYS
- the LOC134802451 gene encoding uncharacterized protein LOC134802451 isoform X3 gives rise to the protein MRLTVLCCFLLFSCALSRTVTKALTESLGQEVIEIGAPLKEIQPDLEEEPSMEKDDDDTTRAAPATKRDAKKAPGSMVDGRRKLKDVDRIDGVEQEDDEQRVEKEIADIYKDNDYKADSNELRASGEGETALRQGKKTEYNTFKFQPDLNNPAEVEHFKTSPDIIYCDKKDSRTTPSTQKATSTYVSMALFTMCTLGIFYS